Proteins encoded by one window of Larimichthys crocea isolate SSNF chromosome V, L_crocea_2.0, whole genome shotgun sequence:
- the lrit3b gene encoding leucine-rich repeat, immunoglobulin-like domain and transmembrane domain-containing protein 3b has protein sequence MYVLVLVQILQSTLLAVHSCPDLCTCTDGSSGSELRSVQCSDPGISAVPINVPADTVKLRLEKTLISRVPRAAFYNLSELRFLWMTYNSITSIHPSSFVNLKALRELRLDGNFLTSFPWDRLRDMPRLQTLGLHNNRLSSLPAHASLFLTNITYLDLSSNRLTILPAELLDLWFPLPKQQGGPAQRRILGLHDNPWLCDCQISMVMSLSMSLGTPVVLMDQLLTCSRSLGQSGILLTQDDLSRCMRPSVQPAATRVISPLGSDVILRCNATGYPTPTLTWIKTSGYTGCCQQDILETYDQLPRSLESFMQESPRVGVRWSIISLNGLSYKDAGEYRCQARNMAGISEAPIKLKVVGVSQLSRLPKRKLQKTPKPSLKYRKSNQTRTTITTPSVKENQILQNITSPSINKTQTSPNLESQVFPVHKRRKTNSTNAKKKTRTSIKFASES, from the exons ATGTATGTGTTGGTCCTGGTTCAAATCCTGCAGTCCACCCTGTTGGCAGTCCACTCCTGTCCAGATTTATGCACCTGTACCGATGGGAGCAGTGGATCAGAGCTCAG gtcagtgcagtgcagtgacCCTGGAATCTCAGCTGTTCCCATTAACGTCCCAGCTGACACAGTCAAACTGCGTCTAGAGAAGACCTTGATCTCCAGGGTGCCCCGAGCAGCCTTCTACAACCTGTCAGAGCTGCGGTTCTtgtggatgacctacaattcCATCACATCCATCCACCCCAGCAGCTTTGTCAACCTGAAGGCCTTGCGAGAGCTGCGTCTCGATGGAAACTTCCTGACATCATTTCCCTGGGACAGGCTCCGGGACATGCCCCGCCTCCAGACTCTGGGTCTCCATAACAACCGTCTGTCCAGCCTTCCTGCCCACGCTTCGCTCTTTCTCACCAACATCACCTACCTCGACCTGTCCAGCAACAG GCTAACTATATTACCTGCTGAGCTGCTGGATCTTTGGTTTCCTCTTCCAAAACAACAGGGAGGACCAGCTCAAAGAAGAATTTTGG GTCTCCATGACAACCCCTGGTTGTGTGACTGCCAGATCTCCATGGTGATGTCCCTGTCCATGTCCCTTGGGACACCTGTAGTTCTCATGGACCAGCTGCTGACATGCAGCAGGTCTCTGGGTCAGTCAGGGATACTGCTGACCCAGGATGATTTGTCCCGCTGTATGAGGCCTTCAGTCCAGCCTGCAGCCACCAGAGTCATCTCTCCATTGGGCAGCGATGTAATCCTCCGCTGTAATGCCACCGGCTACCCTACACCAACCCTGACCTGGATCAAAACCTCAGGCTACACTG GTTGTTGCCAACAAGACATCCTTGAGACCTATGACCAGCTACCCAGGAGCTTGGAGAGTT TTATGCAGGAATCTCCTCGAGTGGGGGTTCGCTGGTCAATAATCAGCCTGAATGGGTTATCATACAAGGATGCTGGTGAATATCGTTGCCAGGCACGGAACATGGCAGGAATATCTGAAGCCCCAATCAAACTGAAAGTGGTGGGAGTCTCACAACTATCCCGTCTTCCAAAGAGGAAGCTCCAAAAGACACCAAAACCATCATTAAAATACAGGAAGTCAAACCAGACTAGAACTACTATTACCACCCCTTCAGTGAAGGAGAATCAGATACTTCAAAACATCACATCACCTTCCATTAATAAGACCCAGACTTCCCCGAATCTTGAGTCCCAAGTGTTCCCTGTACACAAAAGGCGCAAAACGAACTCGacaaatgcaaagaaaaagacCCGGACATCCATCAAGTTTGCATCTGAGTCCTGA
- the fam241a gene encoding uncharacterized protein FAM241A: MSAATPPFSDPCVLRRREFEQLPSEDRRGGGHAPQPGPGAGRTAPHQQRHRVDGSQTPARPPTDPLAGWPHLDDPTTREPLLDDCERMGTLFGMLNKCLRRVGFSQMYFGDKIVEPVVIVFFWLLLWFLGIQALGLVGTLCIIIIYIQK; encoded by the exons ATGTCCGCTGCGACGCCGCCTTTCAGCGACCCGTGTGTTTTGCGTCGACGTGAGTTCGAACAGCTGCCGTCAGAGGACCGGAGAGGAGGGGGGCACGCTCCTCAACCTGGACCCGGTGCGGGGCGGACAGCGCCGCACCAGCAGCGACACCGG GTGGATGGCAGCCAGACCCCAGCCCGACCCCCCACCGACCCCCTCGCCGGGTGGCCCCACCTGGACGACCCCACGACCAGAGAGCCCCTGCTGGATGACTGCGAGCGGATGGGGACTCTGTTCGGCATGCTCAACAAGTGTCTGCGGCGGGTGGGCTTCAGCCAGATGTACTTTGGGGACAAGATCGTGGAGCCGGTGGTGATTGTGTTCTTCTGGCTGCTGCTCTGGTTCCTGGGCATCCAGGCGCTGGGGCTGGTGGGAACTctgtgcatcatcatcatctacatCCAGAAGTAA
- the jkamp gene encoding JNK1/MAPK8-associated membrane protein isoform X2, whose product MAMLPLVLHWFFIEWYSGKKSSSALLQHITAMLECSVSAVVTLLVTEPVGLLSIRSCRVQMLSDWYTMLYNPSPDYINTLHCTQEAVYPLYTIVLIYYAFCLVLMMLLRPLLVKKIACGLGKSDRFKSIYAALYFFPILTVLQAVGGGLLYYAFPYIILVLSLVTLAVYMSASEIQSFKNLVAKKKRLVVLFSHWLLHAYGIISISRLDKLEQDLPLLALVPGPALFYIATAKFTEPSRILSEGGNGH is encoded by the exons ATGGCCATGTTACCGCTGGTGCTGCACTGGTTCTTCATCGAGTGGTACTCCGGAAAGAAGAG TTCTAGtgctctgctgcagcacatCACAGCCATGTTGGAGTGCAGCGTGTCGGCTGTGGTCACCCTGCTGGTCACGGAGCCGGTGGGGCTCCTCAGTATCCGTTCCTGTCGAGTCCAGATGCTGTCAGACTGGTACACCATGCTGTACAACCCCAGTCCAGACTACATCAACACGTTACACTGCACCCAGGAAGCTGTCTACCCTCT CTACACCATAGTGTTGATCTACTACGCCTTTTGCCTGgtgctgatgatgctgctgcgTCCTCTCCTGGTAAAGAAGATCGCGTGTGGTCTGGGCAAATCCGATCGCTTCAAGAGCATCTACGCCGCTCTCTACTTCTTCCCCATCCTGACGGTGCTGCAGGCAGTTGGTGGAGGTCTGCTCT ACTATGCCTTCCCCTACATCATCCTGGTCCTGTCTCTGGTCACACTGGCCGTGTACATGTCTGCCTCTGAGATACag tctttCAAGAACCTGGTGGCTAAGAAGAAGCGTCTGGTCGTCCTGTTCAGCCACTGGCTGCTCCACGCGTACGGCATCATCTCCATCTCCCGACTGGACAAGCTGGAGCAGGACCTGCCTCTGCTGGCCCTCGTGCCCGGCCCCGCCCTCTTCTACATAGCCACGGCCAAGTTCACCGAGCCCAGCCGCATCCTGTCCGAGGGCGGCAACGGACACTGA
- the jkamp gene encoding JNK1/MAPK8-associated membrane protein isoform X1 — translation MAVAISTCPGLYCGRMMVNGSVEGDCGVCPRGERTNLHKVCERCTESPELYDWLYLGFMAMLPLVLHWFFIEWYSGKKSSSALLQHITAMLECSVSAVVTLLVTEPVGLLSIRSCRVQMLSDWYTMLYNPSPDYINTLHCTQEAVYPLYTIVLIYYAFCLVLMMLLRPLLVKKIACGLGKSDRFKSIYAALYFFPILTVLQAVGGGLLYYAFPYIILVLSLVTLAVYMSASEIQSFKNLVAKKKRLVVLFSHWLLHAYGIISISRLDKLEQDLPLLALVPGPALFYIATAKFTEPSRILSEGGNGH, via the exons ATGG ctgtggcCATTTCAACGTGTCCCGGCCTGTACTGTGGCAGGATGATGGTCAACGGATCAGTGGAGGGAGACTGTGGG gTGTGTCCTCGTGGAGAGCGGACAAACCTCCACAAGGTCTGTGAACGCTGCACAGAGTCCCCCGAGCTCTACGATTGGCTCTACCTGGGCTTCATGGCCATGTTACCGCTGGTGCTGCACTGGTTCTTCATCGAGTGGTACTCCGGAAAGAAGAG TTCTAGtgctctgctgcagcacatCACAGCCATGTTGGAGTGCAGCGTGTCGGCTGTGGTCACCCTGCTGGTCACGGAGCCGGTGGGGCTCCTCAGTATCCGTTCCTGTCGAGTCCAGATGCTGTCAGACTGGTACACCATGCTGTACAACCCCAGTCCAGACTACATCAACACGTTACACTGCACCCAGGAAGCTGTCTACCCTCT CTACACCATAGTGTTGATCTACTACGCCTTTTGCCTGgtgctgatgatgctgctgcgTCCTCTCCTGGTAAAGAAGATCGCGTGTGGTCTGGGCAAATCCGATCGCTTCAAGAGCATCTACGCCGCTCTCTACTTCTTCCCCATCCTGACGGTGCTGCAGGCAGTTGGTGGAGGTCTGCTCT ACTATGCCTTCCCCTACATCATCCTGGTCCTGTCTCTGGTCACACTGGCCGTGTACATGTCTGCCTCTGAGATACag tctttCAAGAACCTGGTGGCTAAGAAGAAGCGTCTGGTCGTCCTGTTCAGCCACTGGCTGCTCCACGCGTACGGCATCATCTCCATCTCCCGACTGGACAAGCTGGAGCAGGACCTGCCTCTGCTGGCCCTCGTGCCCGGCCCCGCCCTCTTCTACATAGCCACGGCCAAGTTCACCGAGCCCAGCCGCATCCTGTCCGAGGGCGGCAACGGACACTGA